Proteins encoded by one window of Clostridium bornimense:
- a CDS encoding distal tail protein Dit produces the protein MGFIFNDITSASMGIKARLTSWQVCGKLRNFTTTVPGKYGVADFGADFDYREIKVQCNVYPKHSFTALVSALDDVAAWLDPVQGLRQLVLDDVPDRYFMVRLNDAVDCERLIRSAGSFELKFFCPDPFGYAITDETFSIVEEGVHTITRTIGNIESLPVYRIEGVLTAGASNYISITTNGSELKIVNATLSEGETLVVDTDKMTAYVVDENGETLRNGLPYLQELNFPTLAVGDNTVTVEVSNATLTELQIGAKSRWR, from the coding sequence ATGGGGTTTATTTTTAACGATATTACATCGGCAAGCATGGGCATCAAAGCCCGTCTGACTTCCTGGCAGGTGTGTGGTAAACTTCGAAACTTTACCACCACCGTGCCTGGTAAATACGGTGTGGCGGATTTCGGAGCAGACTTCGATTACCGTGAAATAAAGGTGCAGTGCAATGTCTATCCGAAACACAGCTTTACGGCGTTGGTATCTGCCTTGGATGATGTGGCTGCATGGCTTGACCCTGTGCAGGGATTGCGTCAGCTTGTGCTTGATGATGTGCCGGATAGATATTTTATGGTGCGTCTGAATGATGCGGTGGACTGCGAAAGGCTCATCCGCTCGGCGGGCAGTTTTGAATTGAAGTTTTTCTGCCCTGACCCGTTCGGATATGCCATTACAGATGAAACTTTCTCCATTGTGGAAGAAGGAGTTCACACTATTACAAGAACTATTGGAAACATTGAGTCACTGCCTGTGTATCGCATTGAGGGTGTGCTTACTGCAGGGGCAAGCAATTATATCAGCATTACCACAAACGGCTCGGAACTGAAAATCGTAAACGCTACGCTTTCCGAGGGAGAAACCCTTGTTGTGGATACTGATAAAATGACCGCCTATGTGGTGGATGAAAACGGAGAAACGCTCCGTAACGGTCTGCCATATTTGCAGGAGTTGAACTTTCCGACACTGGCTGTCGGAGATAACACGGTCACCGTGGAAGTAAGCAATGCCACGCTGACAGAATTACAGATTGGTGCCAAGAGCAGATGGAGGTGA